One Candidatus Zixiibacteriota bacterium DNA segment encodes these proteins:
- a CDS encoding oxidoreductase produces MTPIRKPKLAVWKFASCDGCQLSLLDCEDELLTVAGAVDIANFPEASRAIAKGPYDLSLVEGSITTPHDAERIHKIRRISKILVTIGACATAGGIQALRNFKDVNEFISIVYANPEYIKTLNKSTPIADHVFVDFELRGCPINKYQLVELISALLNGRKPNIPSYSLCMECKRKGNVCVMVAHGTPCLGPVTQAGCDAICPSFNRGCYSCFGPKETPNTSSLSNCYSKLGVSKDDIIRALRGFNAYAEPFRKESEAHEK; encoded by the coding sequence ATGACTCCAATACGAAAACCAAAGCTTGCTGTTTGGAAATTCGCTTCATGCGACGGCTGTCAGTTAAGTCTTTTGGATTGCGAGGATGAATTGCTAACGGTTGCCGGCGCTGTTGATATTGCAAATTTCCCGGAAGCCTCGCGGGCAATTGCCAAAGGCCCGTATGACCTTTCATTGGTGGAGGGTTCGATAACTACACCTCATGATGCGGAACGCATTCATAAAATCCGCCGAATCTCAAAGATTCTTGTTACTATCGGCGCTTGCGCCACAGCGGGAGGCATTCAAGCCCTGCGAAATTTCAAAGATGTTAATGAATTTATCTCTATAGTATATGCAAACCCGGAATATATCAAAACGTTAAACAAGTCGACTCCGATAGCCGACCATGTTTTCGTAGATTTCGAGCTGCGCGGCTGTCCGATTAATAAATATCAGTTGGTTGAGCTTATAAGCGCCTTGCTAAACGGCAGAAAACCTAATATTCCCTCCTACAGCTTGTGCATGGAGTGCAAAAGAAAAGGCAATGTCTGTGTGATGGTGGCTCATGGAACTCCATGTTTGGGACCGGTAACACAAGCCGGATGCGATGCGATTTGTCCCTCGTTTAATCGCGGTTGTTACAGCTGTTTTGGCCCGAAAGAAACCCCTAATACCAGCTCGCTCAGCAATTGTTACAGCAAACTGGGCGTTAGTAAAGATGACATTATAAGGGCTTTAAGAGGATTCAATGCTTACGCAGAGCCATTCAGGAAAGAGAGCGAAGCCCATGAAAAGTAG
- a CDS encoding FAD/NAD(P)-binding protein codes for MADPMSTQPYLVERVIKETHDTFTMELVPKGRVKNHSFTPGQFNMLYVFGVGEVPISISGNPSKQNILVHTTRAVGNVTKAMWKLKTGDSIGIRGPYGTSWPAEKAYGYDVVIVAGGIGLAPLRPVVYHVLAHREEYGKVVILYGTRTPDDILFRKELMKLRSRFDIETHITVDRAAGDWKGNVGVVTNLIGKAPFDPLSSIAMVCGPEIMMRFTALSLQKRGISDDRIYVSMERNMKCGIGLCGHCQMGSEFICKDGPVYCYDYIKDIYLKREI; via the coding sequence ATGGCCGACCCGATGTCGACTCAGCCCTATCTTGTTGAACGGGTGATTAAGGAGACCCATGATACTTTCACGATGGAGTTGGTTCCCAAGGGTCGAGTCAAAAATCATTCATTTACTCCGGGGCAATTCAATATGCTTTATGTCTTTGGAGTGGGTGAAGTGCCGATTTCTATTAGCGGCAACCCAAGCAAACAAAATATATTGGTGCATACGACGCGAGCTGTCGGAAATGTTACCAAGGCGATGTGGAAATTAAAAACCGGCGATTCCATTGGCATACGCGGTCCCTATGGCACAAGCTGGCCGGCAGAGAAAGCTTACGGCTATGATGTTGTAATAGTGGCGGGCGGCATAGGTTTGGCGCCATTGCGTCCGGTTGTATATCATGTCTTGGCGCATAGAGAAGAATACGGAAAAGTCGTGATTTTATATGGAACCAGAACGCCCGATGACATCCTTTTCCGTAAGGAATTAATGAAGCTGCGGTCGCGGTTTGATATAGAAACCCATATCACTGTCGATCGCGCTGCCGGCGACTGGAAAGGCAATGTCGGAGTTGTAACCAACCTGATAGGTAAAGCCCCCTTTGATCCATTGAGTTCAATCGCCATGGTTTGCGGACCTGAAATTATGATGCGTTTCACGGCGCTATCGCTTCAGAAAAGGGGCATCTCCGATGACCGAATCTATGTTTCAATGGAAAGAAATATGAAATGCGGTATAGGTCTCTGCGGTCATTGCCAGATGGGGTCGGAATTTATATGCAAGGACGGGCCGGTTTATTGTTATGATTATATTAAAGACATATATTTGAAACGGGAAATTTAA
- a CDS encoding cyclic nucleotide-binding domain-containing protein yields MEMLERVLVEQPFLKGLADRHIKLLTGCASNVVFKPGEFLFREGEEANSFYFIRQGKVNIETFIPQKGAVVIQTRKEGEVTGWSWLVPPYHWHFDARALEMTRAVALDGKCLRGKCDDDHDFGYEIMKRFALVIAERMNATRLQLMDIYGPQTEE; encoded by the coding sequence ATGGAAATGCTTGAGCGAGTATTAGTGGAACAGCCCTTCCTTAAGGGGCTTGCAGACCGGCATATCAAATTGCTCACCGGTTGTGCGTCAAATGTTGTCTTCAAACCCGGCGAATTTTTATTTCGCGAGGGAGAGGAAGCCAACTCGTTCTATTTCATTCGTCAGGGCAAAGTAAATATCGAAACTTTCATTCCACAAAAGGGAGCAGTTGTTATTCAAACCAGAAAGGAAGGGGAGGTAACCGGATGGTCATGGCTGGTGCCCCCTTATCACTGGCATTTTGATGCCCGCGCTTTAGAGATGACTCGGGCAGTTGCTCTTGACGGCAAATGCCTCAGAGGAAAATGTGATGATGACCACGATTTTGGTTATGAGATAATGAAACGATTCGCACTGGTGATAGCCGAACGGATGAATGCTACCAGACTGCAGTTAATGGATATTTATGGCCCGCAAACAGAAGAATAA